Proteins found in one Fibrobacter sp. UWT2 genomic segment:
- a CDS encoding NAD(P)/FAD-dependent oxidoreductase yields MFTYRYRELSVALAKKGKYREALAKELRLHPEEIFNLQVERFSLDSRRKGDPKWSYNVIFDLKREVRAIGNHAKGLVAATRDKETLESDPQKNSVAMPGHADVIGAGPSGLWAALHLLRKGFAVDLYEQGKCVEERFRDIRRFFVDRNFNAYSNVLFGEGGAGAFSDGKLNTRTRNLFVEQVLHDMVDFGVDESVVTFAKPHIGTDRLVLLLRELRAEIAKLGGKIHFSTALEDIEIKDGRIAAIQLRDVSTPNSQANWQPCEALVLAVGHSARSIYEMLHARGVALESKAFAMGVRVEHPQALINMRQLGLNVDTKLTGSAEYFLATPTLNKSSSAYSFCMCPGGVLVPCASEPGTLATNGMSYSRRNGPFANGAIAVPIAASDKLFGGLEFQRKIESDAYAVGGKSYAAPAQTIKAFLAHREDKSLPKSTYPCGLVQSNLWDWMDKTICKSLAEGFQNFDKKIPGFIEEGLIVAPETRTSSPLRMSRNNETLESVNTKGLFVLGEGAGYSGGIVTSAADGVRLAHYARKEQ; encoded by the coding sequence ATGTTCACCTACCGTTACAGAGAACTAAGCGTTGCGCTTGCCAAGAAAGGCAAGTACCGCGAGGCTTTGGCCAAGGAACTCCGCCTGCACCCCGAAGAAATCTTCAATTTGCAGGTAGAGCGTTTTTCGTTGGATAGCCGTCGCAAAGGAGACCCTAAGTGGTCTTACAACGTTATTTTTGACTTGAAGCGCGAAGTCCGCGCCATCGGAAATCACGCCAAGGGACTTGTAGCGGCTACGCGTGACAAAGAAACTCTTGAAAGCGACCCGCAGAAAAACAGCGTCGCGATGCCCGGCCATGCGGATGTGATTGGCGCAGGTCCGAGTGGACTTTGGGCGGCATTGCATTTGCTGCGGAAAGGTTTTGCAGTCGATTTGTACGAACAAGGCAAATGCGTGGAAGAACGCTTCCGCGATATTCGCCGATTCTTTGTCGACCGGAATTTTAACGCCTACAGTAACGTGCTTTTTGGCGAAGGCGGTGCGGGGGCCTTTAGCGATGGAAAGCTCAATACCCGCACCCGGAACCTGTTCGTGGAACAGGTTCTACACGACATGGTCGACTTTGGAGTCGACGAGTCTGTCGTGACCTTCGCCAAGCCGCATATCGGCACGGACCGTTTGGTTTTATTGCTGCGAGAACTGCGCGCCGAAATTGCAAAGCTTGGCGGCAAGATTCACTTTAGCACCGCACTTGAAGACATCGAAATTAAAGATGGCCGCATTGCGGCGATCCAGCTGCGAGACGTTTCAACGCCCAATTCTCAGGCAAATTGGCAACCCTGCGAAGCCTTGGTGCTCGCCGTCGGGCATTCTGCCCGGAGCATTTACGAAATGCTCCACGCCCGTGGCGTCGCACTCGAAAGTAAGGCTTTTGCCATGGGCGTGCGCGTCGAGCACCCGCAAGCGCTTATCAACATGCGCCAACTCGGCTTGAATGTAGATACCAAGCTCACGGGTTCCGCCGAATATTTCCTCGCCACCCCGACACTGAACAAATCAAGCAGCGCCTACAGTTTCTGCATGTGTCCGGGTGGCGTTCTGGTGCCCTGCGCCTCGGAACCTGGGACCCTTGCCACCAACGGTATGAGTTACAGCCGTCGCAACGGTCCCTTTGCCAATGGCGCCATCGCCGTGCCCATTGCCGCAAGCGACAAGCTCTTCGGCGGGCTTGAATTCCAGCGCAAAATCGAAAGCGACGCCTACGCGGTCGGCGGCAAAAGCTATGCCGCTCCGGCCCAAACCATCAAGGCGTTCCTCGCCCACCGCGAAGACAAATCGCTCCCAAAATCCACCTACCCCTGCGGACTTGTACAAAGCAATCTGTGGGACTGGATGGACAAAACCATTTGCAAAAGCCTCGCCGAAGGATTCCAGAATTTTGACAAGAAGATTCCCGGATTCATCGAAGAAGGCCTGATCGTCGCCCCCGAAACCCGCACCAGCAGCCCACTGCGCATGAGTCGCAATAACGAGACGCTTGAAAGCGTGAATACCAAAGGCCTGTTTGTGCTCGGCGAAGGTGCCGGATATTCCGGCGGTATCGTCACCAGCGCTGCCGACGGCGTACGACTCGCCCATTATGCAAGAAAGGAACAATAA
- a CDS encoding right-handed parallel beta-helix repeat-containing protein, producing the protein MKNISLFSIIALTTALAYAQEPAAPVQGTPINGSVRGFIKAEQSPYLVTEDLTVEDGQVLVIVPGVKLQFAPGTGLYVKGQLVVAGEAEFVSASATPQNGDWKGIFLSGSESSEIRNATISGAANGIVAENTSVSILSSKIEKTSGRGVYAKNSKVSISGSQFEKNDGAAVHIDSYSDATISDVKFDGNKVALYNSELAITNVASSNFQNNTYAILDMGNSYLSLDNSTVSKNKVGASAGDVLDKNVIESIGENETNFNKDFSGVAQTLPTNPEIPGIESRPVDANDNIGALLAKKAEDEEKADSTQKSWNVIGSVMFGNHYHHVLMRKNDRESPVEISGDTIQPGDHYKNTFQVPGFGTEASIYLLMQSPDGKSIELSADYTGDKWNQFSPNPVTLTYTDNYNQLILGDFTRIGGETYMAGLPIFGASYTLSLLKNNVNQPLLELNGFFGENRKPYQIGDRHPDIYKNYIEDGEAQAQRLAYGGSIKWAPLRRFDATFGAIYADDEIHDPLLRDGGSRASITSEPLQKSFTLYADGNWLFYPGDIELNGQIAVGRADTADVYRERAINEVFTKAGLNTASMGKLRQLMVSESRINSLSAEELDEIFGGNTTLNRSEMRDSLRTLVREAKQLKKDYESDRDDDRVMGLNWGSQNFAIGASLYWNIYKTTISGHLKYIGEDFYSAGSADQLANTREFGGEIEQIITNFWTLNFGYLLNIENAANGEMTNIFGLGEGTHWGLFNDEDSPWFEEHELDYGRTKYIQNWTLNNSFKIGKHVDVNVGYNLEYRTQYRPYQLHGDYILEDGIYRDGWFAARKDKATTEIIDDYKDTTLVDSARWAEYNSLSSEDYLASKFQERIYKNTWNLGLSVQAFKTVFKAAGRWTLRTDDSKFYKDDNIKDMDLSNATWAKLGYYFGGANYFEQAYPLSATTTLKQVQNQFGFIPRFKNYKRNDMTEREFTINDNLEISFLKRFLILGLSGEFRHMDIEWEDNGTDVDESETDVLGSVSLRVNHTKRLSTEWYTGAAFFYRPDNISDEYKDVYGGIRVNYVF; encoded by the coding sequence ATGAAAAACATTTCTCTTTTTTCGATTATCGCCCTGACCACCGCACTGGCTTACGCCCAAGAACCAGCAGCCCCAGTTCAAGGCACACCGATTAACGGTTCCGTTCGTGGTTTTATCAAGGCAGAGCAGTCTCCCTACCTGGTAACGGAAGACCTTACCGTCGAAGACGGCCAAGTGCTGGTGATTGTCCCCGGCGTCAAGTTGCAGTTTGCCCCGGGCACTGGTCTCTACGTCAAAGGCCAGTTGGTCGTAGCCGGCGAGGCAGAATTTGTTTCTGCATCGGCCACGCCTCAAAACGGCGACTGGAAAGGCATCTTCCTTTCGGGTTCGGAATCTTCTGAAATCCGGAACGCCACCATTAGTGGAGCTGCCAACGGTATCGTAGCAGAAAACACCTCCGTCAGCATTCTTTCTAGCAAAATCGAAAAGACTTCTGGCCGCGGCGTCTATGCCAAGAATTCCAAGGTATCCATTAGCGGAAGCCAATTCGAAAAGAACGACGGTGCTGCAGTCCATATCGACAGCTACAGTGACGCCACGATTAGTGACGTGAAGTTTGACGGCAACAAGGTCGCCTTGTACAATTCGGAACTCGCCATCACCAACGTAGCATCGTCGAATTTCCAGAACAACACCTACGCTATTTTGGACATGGGCAACAGCTACTTGTCTCTTGACAACTCTACCGTTAGCAAAAACAAGGTGGGTGCTAGCGCAGGCGACGTTCTCGACAAGAACGTGATTGAAAGCATTGGCGAAAACGAAACCAACTTCAACAAGGACTTTAGCGGTGTCGCCCAGACATTGCCTACAAATCCCGAAATTCCGGGCATTGAAAGCCGCCCTGTAGACGCCAATGACAACATTGGCGCTCTGCTTGCAAAAAAAGCTGAAGACGAAGAAAAGGCTGATTCTACTCAGAAGTCCTGGAACGTCATTGGTAGCGTCATGTTCGGCAACCATTACCACCATGTGTTGATGCGCAAGAACGACAGGGAATCCCCCGTCGAGATTTCCGGCGACACGATCCAGCCTGGCGACCATTACAAGAATACGTTCCAGGTTCCCGGTTTTGGAACTGAAGCAAGCATTTACTTGTTGATGCAGTCTCCCGACGGAAAGTCCATTGAACTTAGCGCCGATTACACCGGAGACAAATGGAATCAGTTCTCGCCGAATCCGGTAACGTTGACTTACACTGACAACTACAACCAGCTGATCTTAGGCGACTTTACCAGGATCGGTGGCGAAACCTATATGGCGGGATTGCCCATTTTCGGTGCAAGCTACACCCTTTCGCTCCTGAAGAACAACGTGAACCAGCCCCTGCTGGAACTGAACGGATTCTTTGGTGAAAACCGCAAGCCTTACCAGATCGGCGACCGTCACCCCGACATTTACAAGAACTACATCGAAGACGGCGAAGCTCAGGCACAGCGCCTTGCCTACGGCGGATCCATCAAGTGGGCTCCGCTCCGCCGCTTTGACGCTACCTTCGGCGCCATTTATGCCGACGATGAAATTCACGACCCGCTCCTGCGCGATGGCGGAAGCAGGGCTTCTATTACAAGCGAACCCTTGCAGAAGTCCTTTACCTTGTACGCCGATGGAAACTGGCTGTTCTACCCCGGCGACATCGAATTGAACGGACAAATTGCCGTCGGCCGCGCCGATACCGCAGACGTCTACAGGGAACGTGCCATTAACGAAGTCTTCACCAAAGCGGGGCTGAATACCGCTTCTATGGGCAAGCTTCGCCAGCTCATGGTCAGCGAAAGCAGAATCAATTCCCTTTCGGCTGAAGAACTGGACGAAATCTTTGGCGGCAACACCACCCTGAACCGCAGCGAAATGCGTGATTCCTTGCGTACCTTGGTTCGTGAAGCCAAGCAGCTCAAGAAGGATTACGAAAGCGACCGCGACGACGACCGCGTTATGGGCCTCAACTGGGGCAGCCAGAATTTCGCCATCGGAGCCTCGCTTTACTGGAACATTTACAAGACAACAATTTCTGGCCACTTGAAGTATATTGGCGAAGACTTCTACAGTGCCGGTTCTGCAGACCAGCTGGCAAATACTCGTGAATTCGGCGGCGAAATCGAGCAGATTATTACAAACTTCTGGACACTGAACTTCGGTTACTTACTCAATATCGAAAACGCCGCCAACGGCGAAATGACCAACATCTTCGGTCTTGGAGAAGGAACCCACTGGGGTCTCTTTAACGACGAAGATTCTCCGTGGTTCGAAGAACATGAACTGGATTACGGCAGAACCAAGTACATTCAGAACTGGACTTTGAACAACAGCTTTAAAATTGGCAAGCACGTAGATGTCAACGTCGGATACAACCTGGAATACCGTACGCAATACCGTCCCTACCAGCTCCACGGAGACTACATCCTGGAAGACGGAATCTATAGGGATGGTTGGTTTGCCGCACGCAAGGACAAGGCTACGACCGAAATTATCGATGACTACAAAGACACAACGTTAGTCGATTCCGCTCGTTGGGCTGAATATAACAGCTTGTCCTCAGAAGATTATCTCGCCTCCAAGTTCCAAGAAAGAATCTACAAGAACACCTGGAACCTGGGTCTTTCTGTTCAAGCATTTAAAACCGTATTCAAGGCTGCCGGCCGCTGGACGCTCCGTACCGATGATTCCAAATTCTACAAGGACGACAATATCAAGGATATGGACCTTTCCAATGCCACTTGGGCCAAACTGGGTTACTACTTTGGCGGCGCCAACTACTTTGAACAGGCCTACCCGCTGTCTGCGACAACGACTCTGAAGCAGGTGCAAAACCAATTCGGTTTCATTCCGCGATTCAAGAACTACAAGCGCAACGACATGACCGAACGCGAATTCACCATCAACGACAATCTTGAAATATCCTTCTTGAAAAGGTTCCTGATTTTGGGTCTTTCGGGCGAATTCCGTCACATGGACATTGAATGGGAAGACAACGGCACCGACGTTGACGAATCCGAAACCGATGTTCTGGGCAGCGTAAGCCTTCGCGTAAACCACACCAAGCGTTTAAGCACAGAATGGTACACCGGAGCAGCCTTCTTCTATCGTCCAGACAATATCAGCGACGAATACAAGGATGTTTACGGCGGCATTCGCGTAAATTACGTATTCTAA
- a CDS encoding FecR domain-containing protein, protein MSFSRFFKLQTALLAIFVGASFAAKSQTGKVHYAVGEVFVHRGGSEMVIKSNDPDKNKLKKAKSVKERDDIITQQESEVTIGLPDGSSFNVQENTVVSITKLSFEDGENNFVTEVKRGSMKFDVQKQANGKSKFKFKTGTATAAIRGTDGFVGTSKSCSVASLSTGSLEFADNDNEQATRSISGGQTIIYCKKDFLVMDLKSSGNQDLFKAIDSVLTDTTLSADAIRKATEEADKKISEKQNALKAKIQCNVTPLPDVVHSAEQTIVATCTEGTHIRIFDEPVLSDGSEIQLVVKWAASTVGPKKFPLTCFYGNDSTNTIQCGLVTTYYAGNQEGDESSRPVPLTITSNTPVEVCDPAMATIEGVFDPSDSNATLTVKLGKYTSNNLVPLSANGKFSHSISVSDKAGNWNENAIVINYESENGDQSATVPLKVNKSCKTVNLLPPTLAMTANKCKVWLELGQTTGDRAIYTLSVDGQPQKNVYIDSDRQFNDKLSRGTHNYTFHVEDLAGNHVEINKKLECYPPIRNAKIVIDGGDGLEHVPVPPPPPKGVNSKIHRQLSFTIAGLPQNDPDYIREIKIAYLGKTIIIRGSDMLSNRIDQQIELKRGTTIVKITVKLKSGEILTQTKPYKV, encoded by the coding sequence ATGTCCTTTTCACGTTTTTTTAAGCTACAAACCGCCCTTTTGGCCATATTTGTAGGGGCGTCTTTCGCCGCAAAATCGCAAACGGGTAAAGTTCACTATGCCGTAGGCGAAGTTTTCGTGCACCGTGGTGGCTCCGAAATGGTCATCAAGAGCAATGATCCCGACAAGAATAAGCTCAAAAAAGCAAAAAGTGTCAAGGAACGTGACGACATCATCACCCAGCAGGAATCCGAAGTAACAATCGGGCTTCCGGACGGAAGTTCCTTCAACGTTCAGGAAAACACCGTTGTTTCCATTACCAAGCTCTCCTTTGAAGACGGCGAAAACAACTTCGTCACCGAAGTCAAGAGGGGAAGCATGAAGTTCGACGTGCAAAAGCAGGCGAACGGCAAGAGCAAATTCAAATTCAAGACTGGAACCGCAACCGCAGCAATCCGCGGTACTGACGGCTTCGTCGGAACATCGAAAAGTTGCTCCGTGGCATCCCTCTCAACAGGAAGCCTTGAGTTTGCCGACAACGACAACGAACAAGCAACCCGTTCCATCTCGGGTGGCCAGACTATTATTTACTGCAAAAAGGATTTCCTCGTGATGGACCTGAAATCTTCGGGTAATCAGGATCTTTTCAAGGCCATCGATTCCGTTTTGACAGACACCACCTTATCGGCAGACGCTATCCGCAAGGCTACCGAAGAAGCAGACAAGAAGATTTCCGAAAAGCAGAACGCCCTGAAGGCCAAAATTCAGTGTAATGTCACTCCCCTCCCCGATGTGGTTCATTCCGCAGAACAGACCATTGTCGCCACCTGTACCGAAGGCACCCATATCCGTATCTTTGACGAACCAGTTCTTTCTGACGGTAGCGAAATCCAGTTGGTAGTCAAGTGGGCGGCCAGCACGGTCGGTCCCAAGAAATTCCCGTTAACCTGTTTCTACGGCAATGATTCCACCAACACCATTCAGTGCGGCTTGGTGACAACCTATTACGCAGGCAACCAAGAAGGAGATGAATCGAGCAGACCTGTTCCCCTGACAATCACCTCAAATACGCCCGTCGAAGTCTGCGACCCCGCCATGGCAACCATTGAAGGCGTATTCGATCCTTCGGACAGTAACGCCACCCTCACCGTCAAGCTCGGCAAATACACTTCGAATAACCTGGTACCCCTGAGCGCAAACGGAAAATTCTCCCATTCCATTTCTGTATCCGACAAGGCCGGCAACTGGAACGAGAATGCAATCGTCATAAACTATGAATCCGAAAACGGCGACCAATCGGCAACGGTTCCTCTCAAGGTGAACAAGAGTTGCAAGACAGTCAATCTGTTGCCGCCGACCTTGGCCATGACCGCCAACAAGTGCAAGGTATGGTTGGAACTTGGTCAAACCACTGGGGACAGGGCCATTTACACCCTTTCTGTTGATGGGCAGCCCCAAAAGAACGTCTACATCGATAGCGACCGCCAGTTTAACGACAAGCTCTCCCGTGGAACCCACAACTACACCTTCCACGTAGAGGACTTGGCTGGCAACCATGTCGAAATCAACAAGAAACTTGAATGCTACCCGCCCATCAGGAACGCAAAGATTGTCATTGACGGTGGCGATGGTCTGGAACACGTGCCCGTGCCGCCCCCGCCGCCCAAAGGCGTCAACAGCAAGATTCACAGACAGCTGAGTTTCACTATTGCGGGTCTTCCGCAGAACGATCCGGACTATATCAGGGAAATCAAGATTGCCTATCTGGGCAAGACTATTATTATCCGCGGTTCGGATATGCTTTCTAACAGAATCGACCAGCAGATTGAACTAAAACGCGGAACAACCATCGTCAAAATCACGGTCAAGCTGAAGAGCGGCGAAATTCTTACGCAAACTAAGCCATACAAGGTCTAA
- the ybeY gene encoding rRNA maturation RNase YbeY, with the protein MPDPASRKKKYNIEFLCEGDIEAFPYKDKFEKMARKLLAEEGKEKDVNIVLCTDEFVRVMNRDYRGLDKVTDVLSFEWKNELGVEIPEDEAMLGEIYIAREQVRRQAPEYGNTFYAELKRVIVHGLLHLSGYDHIKAADRKVMRARECEFLGLDPYKEKD; encoded by the coding sequence ATGCCAGACCCTGCTAGTCGAAAGAAGAAGTATAATATCGAGTTCCTTTGCGAGGGGGACATCGAGGCTTTTCCGTATAAGGACAAGTTTGAAAAGATGGCTCGCAAGCTCCTTGCCGAAGAAGGCAAGGAAAAAGACGTGAATATCGTGCTCTGCACCGACGAGTTCGTTCGTGTCATGAACCGCGACTACCGCGGTCTTGACAAGGTGACGGACGTTCTTTCCTTTGAATGGAAGAACGAACTGGGCGTTGAAATCCCCGAAGACGAAGCGATGCTCGGCGAAATCTACATCGCCCGTGAGCAGGTACGTCGCCAAGCTCCTGAATATGGCAATACCTTCTATGCCGAACTCAAGCGTGTGATCGTCCATGGACTTTTGCACCTTTCCGGCTACGACCATATCAAGGCTGCTGACCGCAAGGTAATGCGTGCTCGTGAATGTGAGTTCCTGGGTCTGGACCCCTACAAGGAGAAAGACTGA
- a CDS encoding hemolysin family protein, producing MENPESWAIAFLIIFVFVSFSFSLIKAAFSGIYAKRDARDREGREEVVASLVELPGFNETISIGRIFCNVGAGVLGFYLFQMIPWNWVQDYWFLAFAAYLVVACIGIYTITVFLANLLGNLKPDTFAVVLIPLFKFIRLPFALPAKICHLLFVKILKGLGYDSKLSFLPEERRDAVQAQADLSDEADPDAEGLEQEERQMILNIFDFVETPVREIMTPRVDMCAVEVGTPLEELVKVLNTERHSRLPVYKETVDNIVGILSNRDFLEWYTEHRDEPFDIMKLVMPPVFVPYHKKIDDMLTELRKTGNQLAIVVDEYGGTAGLVTLEDILEEIVGEIKDEDDVDEDEDVQRLKDGRFILDPIMTLSDLEYKLGVELEAPENSHVETLSGLIQATLGIIPSPGAEVTIKGYTFRVLKMDGTRMEKVLMIQPGKGKTKNIKAVPRTQAFKVV from the coding sequence ATGGAAAATCCTGAAAGTTGGGCCATAGCGTTCCTTATCATTTTTGTATTCGTTTCGTTCTCGTTTTCGCTGATCAAGGCGGCTTTCAGTGGCATTTACGCCAAGCGCGATGCCCGTGACCGCGAAGGTCGCGAAGAGGTGGTTGCCTCGTTGGTGGAACTGCCGGGCTTTAACGAAACGATTTCGATCGGCCGCATCTTTTGTAACGTGGGTGCGGGCGTTTTGGGCTTTTATCTGTTCCAGATGATTCCTTGGAACTGGGTGCAAGATTACTGGTTCCTGGCTTTTGCCGCTTATCTGGTGGTCGCATGCATCGGCATTTACACCATTACAGTGTTCTTGGCGAACCTGCTCGGAAACTTGAAGCCGGACACTTTTGCTGTGGTGCTGATTCCGCTGTTCAAGTTCATTCGCCTCCCGTTTGCACTGCCGGCAAAGATTTGTCACTTGCTGTTCGTCAAGATTCTGAAGGGCTTGGGCTACGACTCCAAGCTCAGCTTCTTGCCTGAAGAACGCCGCGACGCCGTGCAGGCGCAGGCCGACCTTTCGGACGAGGCGGATCCTGACGCCGAAGGCCTGGAACAAGAAGAACGCCAGATGATTTTGAATATCTTCGATTTCGTGGAAACTCCGGTGCGTGAAATCATGACGCCTCGTGTGGATATGTGCGCGGTCGAAGTCGGCACTCCGCTCGAAGAACTGGTAAAGGTGTTGAATACGGAACGTCATTCCCGTTTGCCGGTGTACAAGGAAACCGTCGATAACATCGTGGGTATCCTTTCGAATCGCGACTTTTTGGAATGGTACACCGAACACCGTGACGAACCGTTTGATATCATGAAGCTCGTGATGCCGCCGGTATTCGTGCCTTACCACAAGAAGATTGACGACATGCTCACCGAACTGCGCAAGACGGGTAACCAGCTCGCTATCGTGGTCGATGAATATGGCGGAACCGCAGGTCTTGTTACGCTCGAAGACATTCTCGAAGAAATCGTGGGCGAAATCAAGGACGAAGATGACGTGGACGAAGATGAAGACGTGCAGCGCCTCAAGGACGGTCGTTTCATTCTCGACCCGATCATGACGCTTTCCGATTTGGAATACAAGCTTGGCGTGGAACTTGAAGCCCCCGAAAATTCCCATGTGGAAACGCTTTCGGGCCTGATTCAGGCTACGCTCGGCATTATTCCGTCTCCTGGTGCCGAAGTCACCATCAAGGGCTACACCTTCCGCGTGCTCAAAATGGATGGCACCCGTATGGAAAAGGTGCTCATGATTCAGCCCGGCAAGGGCAAGACCAAGAACATCAAGGCCGTGCCGCGTACACAGGCTTTTAAGGTGGTGTAA
- a CDS encoding DNA topoisomerase IV subunit B: MAAAKYTEDSIRTLEWNEHIRERPGMYIGKLGDGNSPDDGIYVLVKEIIDNSIDEFVMGAGKQIIIDIEDHSARVRDYGRGIPLGKVIDCVSKINTGGKYDSEAFQKSVGLNGVGTKAVNALSTKFIVRSFRDGRVKEAEFSKGKLVREEREKNTTEKNGTEIYFEPDASIFKNFRFLPGYMEEKVWNYAYLNNGLSLVMNGKTYNSPNGLLDLLQNHVDDSIRYPVAHFKANDIEVAFTHGNQYGEHYYSFVNGQHTTQGGTHQQAFREGIVKGARDHFKKDLDPADVRNCIIGAISVRIQEPVFESQTKTKLGSTTVAPGGAQLRTWIVDYVASQLDNYLHKNPETEKALLNRITQNERERKEIAGIKKLANDRAKKANLHNRKLRDCKIHLTDAKNALNRETMIFITEGDSASGSITKARNVQTQAVFSLRGKPLNSFGMTKKVVYENEEFNLLQHALDIENGLENLRYDKVIIATDADVDGMHIRLLLMTFFLQFFPELVEQKHLFILQTPLFRVRNKQVTKYCYDETERDRAAKEIGKTGLEITRFKGLGEISPEEFGQFIGEDMRLETVVLPPDASFGKMLAYYMGNNTPQRQDHIVQNLRAEAVEEL; the protein is encoded by the coding sequence ATGGCAGCAGCAAAGTATACCGAAGACAGCATTAGAACACTGGAATGGAACGAACATATCCGCGAACGTCCGGGTATGTACATCGGCAAGCTCGGCGACGGCAACAGCCCCGACGACGGCATTTACGTGCTGGTCAAGGAAATTATCGACAACTCCATCGACGAATTCGTGATGGGTGCCGGCAAGCAGATTATCATTGACATCGAAGACCACAGCGCCCGCGTACGTGACTATGGCCGCGGCATTCCGCTGGGCAAGGTCATTGACTGCGTATCGAAGATTAACACCGGTGGTAAGTACGACTCCGAAGCCTTCCAGAAGTCTGTGGGCTTGAACGGTGTGGGTACCAAGGCGGTGAACGCACTTTCGACCAAGTTTATCGTCAGGAGTTTCCGCGACGGCCGCGTCAAGGAAGCCGAATTCAGCAAGGGCAAGCTTGTCCGCGAAGAACGCGAAAAGAATACGACAGAAAAGAACGGTACCGAAATCTATTTCGAACCGGATGCCAGCATTTTCAAGAATTTCCGTTTCTTGCCGGGCTATATGGAAGAAAAGGTATGGAACTACGCCTACCTGAACAACGGCCTTTCGCTGGTGATGAACGGCAAGACCTACAACAGCCCGAACGGCCTTCTGGACCTGTTGCAGAACCACGTGGACGATTCTATCCGCTACCCGGTGGCCCATTTTAAGGCAAACGACATCGAAGTCGCCTTTACACACGGCAACCAGTACGGCGAACACTACTACAGCTTTGTGAACGGTCAGCATACCACGCAGGGCGGTACGCACCAGCAGGCCTTCCGCGAAGGTATTGTGAAGGGTGCCCGAGACCACTTCAAGAAGGACTTGGACCCGGCCGACGTACGTAACTGCATTATCGGCGCCATCTCCGTACGCATTCAGGAACCGGTTTTCGAATCGCAGACCAAGACCAAGCTCGGCTCGACGACAGTTGCTCCGGGTGGCGCCCAGCTGCGTACCTGGATTGTAGACTACGTGGCCTCGCAGCTCGACAACTACCTGCACAAGAATCCGGAAACTGAAAAGGCACTTTTAAACCGCATTACGCAGAACGAACGCGAGCGCAAGGAAATCGCGGGCATCAAGAAGCTCGCGAACGACCGCGCGAAAAAGGCGAACCTGCACAACCGCAAGCTCCGCGACTGCAAGATTCATCTGACCGATGCAAAGAACGCGCTCAACCGCGAAACCATGATCTTCATTACCGAAGGTGACTCTGCTTCGGGTTCCATTACCAAGGCTCGTAACGTGCAGACGCAGGCCGTGTTCAGCTTGCGCGGTAAACCGCTCAACAGCTTTGGCATGACCAAGAAGGTGGTGTACGAAAACGAAGAATTCAACCTGCTGCAGCACGCTCTCGATATCGAAAACGGTCTCGAGAACCTCCGCTACGACAAGGTGATTATCGCGACCGATGCCGATGTGGACGGTATGCACATTCGTCTGCTCCTGATGACCTTCTTCTTGCAGTTCTTCCCCGAACTCGTGGAACAGAAACACCTGTTCATTCTGCAGACGCCGCTTTTCCGCGTGCGTAACAAGCAGGTGACCAAGTACTGCTACGACGAAACGGAACGCGACAGAGCTGCCAAGGAAATCGGCAAGACCGGTCTCGAAATCACTCGATTCAAAGGTCTAGGCGAAATTTCTCCGGAAGAATTCGGCCAGTTCATCGGCGAAGACATGCGCCTTGAAACGGTGGTGCTTCCGCCCGATGCCTCGTTCGGCAAGATGCTCGCCTACTATATGGGCAACAACACGCCGCAGCGTCAGGACCACATCGTGCAGAACCTCCGCGCCGAAGCCGTGGAAGAGCTGTAG